The region CATCCCGCCGACATCATCTTCTGCGTATGGCACATATGTGCTATCGTATCCCGGCGTTGCCTTCTCGTTTCCACTTCAGCATTCCGCTTGGTCGGAACAATGTGATTTCGTAGCATTGCTATCATCCTCTGCGGCTCTACCGGCAACATCTATGTCAATATTTCAGGGCCCCTCGTGGCCAGAAGTTCGAGATAAGCTGTTCACGCAGCAGCCGCAATACCCACGGTCTCCCGCTCTTGCCGGCAAGAGCAAGGAATTTTTGCCtgatgagattgaggagtttGTCATTCTAGGAGCTGGTAAACTCGAAGTCACTCGGAGATCAACTCCCTCGACGTATATTAGGCTGTCGCAAACCACCCCACAGGATCTCATTGCAGAATTTGGGCCGCCGGACGCTATTTACCGTAAGAACGATCGCAGGATTTCCATCCATCGGGCCGCTGGCGGCCACGGCCGGGATGAAATGATCCACATGAGTCCAGCATCAGGTAGAGGTATTGAACTTCATGATACAGATCAGTCGTCAAATAACAGCGTAAGTGATGATTCGGATGAGGGCATTTCGCAGACAAGTGCCCTTGATCCCTCTTCGTTGCCGTCGGAGTGCTTCTTCAACTACTTCCATCATGGCTTTGACGCATTCATATCCCATCCGACCACACCTGGTCCAGCGTTTCCAGGCTCTGGTCTTGATGACCCAACTCCCCCATCGCCTTCGTCCCAACTAGTTGTGACTAAGATTGTTCTACATGGAAATGTGCCGGGCTCATATCCGTTTAACCGGTACCGGCGCGGTCGCTGGAAGATCGAGCTGAACCCCTCAGACAACCCCTCCGTATCTGTTGTTACCTCAGAAACACCCTACGACCTGATCTCGCAGCAGCTCAAAAGCGTATGGAAGGGATCATATGCAACCGCGGCGGAAGAGCGAGTTCTTGAAAGACCAATGGTGCTAAATAGAGGGTGGGGTGATAGCCCTGAAAGCAGCGTCGAGTTCCTTGGGGGATGGGAGGAGAGCACAGGCAAGGGACAGAAGACTGTACACGGTGGGCATGACGGTGGCTTAGGAAATACGGAGTTGTTCGGGTTTCccggtcttctctttgaagtCATGAAGAACGGAGCCGTAAGCTGTTTAACTATATATTGATGTTGTGAATCTATGCCGTAGGTAGATTTCTAGCTAGCCAGTGGCGAATTATTTCTCacattgattttttttttttgatttTGATTTTTTGCTTCTTTACCGGTATAAAATATATGCTTTATTGTTGAGGCTTCAATCATCCTTGCGCGCAAGCTCGAGGGTGCAAGGTTGTTTGTCTTGGGCCGACCTCCGCGAGGAACGTGGGTCTCAGATGCCAAGCTGTATTATTTTCTGGAGTCCTTGATTTGCAGCAACAACCTTTCCTCCGCGCCACAACTTTGACGCAAACTTATTATCCAGTTAAGCAGGATATGCTTAAGCGGTAGCATGTCCGAACTGCCGCGGACGCTGGCGCGGTCGTGGTCGTCGACCCTAAAGCTGCCAAAGTCGACGTTCCCGGCGCGTGTGACTCCGACCGATCAGACAAAATACCTAAAGCGATGCACCGACGACCTCTATGCCTGGCAACGTCGTGAAAGGCCTGCCGATCGACTGTTTGTCCTCCACGATGGCCCTCCCTACGCGAATGGCGACCTTCACGTCGGTCACGCCCTCAATAAAATATTGAAGGACATAATATGCCGTGTACAACTCGGTGCGGGAAAGAGGGTGCGCTACGTGCCGGGCTGGGACTGTCATGGATTGCCCATCGAACTGAAGGCCCTGGAGGCGCGAAAGGATGCCCGAGAAGAGGGCGGAATTGTTGATGCTGCCGTCACGAGAAAAGTCGCGCGAAACCTGGCAgagaagacggtgaagaaACAGATGAACGGATTCCGGAGTTTTGTGGTAATGGCGGACTGGGAAAATCATTGGAAAACTATGGACAAGGATTTCGAAAAGCGGCAACTTGGTATCTTTCGCGAAATGGTGGAGAAGGGTCTCATTTACCGGAGGTTCAAACCGGTGTACTGGTCGCCTTCAACGGGCACGGCGCTTGCGGAGGCAGAGCTTGAGTATAAAGATGATCATGTTTCTACAGCTGCCTTTGTGAAGTTCCCGCTGGTTACAGTTCCTTCGCATCTGAAGCGGGACCCATTGCTGCAAGGAAAAGATATCAGTGCTGTCATCTGGACTACGACCCCATGGACACTTCCGGCTAATGCTGCTATTGCTATACACCCTTTGTTCCAATACACAATTGTCGAATCGGCAGCTCATGGTTATCTACTCGTCGCACAATCTCGGTTAGAGTATCTTGAATTTGTTCTGAAAGAAGACCTCTCCGTGATTGTGCCATCGATTCTCGGCTCAGAGCTCGTGGACAACACTACGTATCAGCCCCTGTTTAAAGCGGCGAATTCGGAACCGCAGCCGCTCATTGCTGCGGACTTCGTGACCGCTGACTCAGGCACAGGGCTAGTCCATTGTGCCCCTGGGCATGGTATGGAGGACTACGAAGCCTGTCTTAGCCGCGGAATCCTAGCATTTGCCCCGGTTGATGACCATGGAAAGTTCACCGATCTCGCAATGCCTGATGACCCGAAACGATTGAGTGGCAAAAGCGTGCTGGCCGATGGGAATGTTGCTGTACTCGAGTACATTGAGTCACAAGGGCAACTCCTTTTTCAGCACCGCTACGGACACCGGTACCCGTATGATTGGAGATCAAAGCAACCGATCATCATTAGGGCTACTGAACAATGGTTCGCCGATGTGGCCGATATCCAAAGCAGTGCACTAAAGGCTCTCGATGATGTCCAATTCGTACCGGCGGCGGGCCGGCAACGGCTGGAGAACTTTGTGAAGAACAGAAGTGAATGGTGTATCTCCCGTCAACGCGCTTGGGGTGTCCCCATCCCCGCTCTTTATCATCAAGGTACGGGAGAGGCTGTACTTACCAAAGACAGCGTTTCCCATATTATGAGTGTTATTGATGAACGTGGGATCAACGCATGGTGGACCGACGATGCCAATGATCCCTCTTGGATCCCGCCCGCGTTGAGAGAAACCTCAAGTTCTGGCTATAGACGCGGGACGGATACAATGGACGTTTGGTTCGACAGCGGTACTAGTTGGGCAGAAGTTGAAACCCCTTACGGTGAACATGGTCGTCCCGCAGATGTTTATCTCGAGGGTAGCGATCAACACCGCGGATGGTTCCAGTCGGGACTTCTCACCTATGTCGCACACCAGCTTGCTTCCGGCCAGACTGACGCGCCTCGTGCTCCATTCAAGACCCTGATTACCCATGGCTTCACGCTTGACGAGGAGGGACGAAAGATGAGCAAATCCATTGGCAACGTCATGGAACCCCAGGACATCATGGCCGGCACTCTTCTACCTCcactgaagcagaaaaagggaaaaaagcAAGGGGGGGATGGGAAACCCGTTTACGACGCTTTAGGTCCGGACGCTCTTCGATTGTGGGCCGCAAGCAGTGACTACACTCGCGACGTTGTCATGGGCAAGCAAGTTCTACAAACAGTCCATACCAGTTTGCACAAGTACCGCGTTACTTTTAAGCTACTCCTTGGTGCCCTTTCGGACTTCCGCCCAGAAAATAAGGTTCAGTATGATCAACTTCTGCTGGTGGATCGAATCGCCCTTCTACACCTCTCAGAAATGACGCTTGCAGCGCGAACTGCCTGCGAGAAGTTTGAATTCTACAAGGCAGTCAGTGCTGTCAATCGATGGGCGAACCTCGAGTTCTCTGCTTTTTAcatggaagccatcaaaGACCGCCTGTATACTTATGCCGAAAACAGTCCTAGCAGACGGGCTGCTCAAACGACACTGTTTCACATTTACCAACATCTACAGGAAGTCCTAGGTCCCATTACACCGTTATTGGTGGAGGAAACTTGGGAGCACACCCCGGAGGCGCTCAAGGCCGCATTTGAGCACCCTCTGAGACGCACTGTCTCGAAACCTGACCCACAATGGCAGGACCCGTCCCTGAGTGGAGACTATCAGGAGATCGTCACGGTCCACTCCGCTATCAAGAGTATGCTGGAGAAGGCAAGAGGAAACAAGCAGACCGGCTCATCCTTGCAATCTTTCGTGCATATCCAGCTCCCGAACACTGCTACCCAATCTGTGCTCCAACGAAAGCTGGAAGAGCTCCCTGATATCTTTGTCGTCTCCTCAGTCACGCTTACCGGTAGCGAAGAAGCCCTTCCCGACACGATAGCGAGCGCCGATTGGCAGTATAGCGAAGAGTTTGAACTTCCGATCGGTGGGAAAGGAAGAGTGTATGTTTACAGCCCGCAGGCATCCAAGTGCCCTCGATGCTGGCGGTACGTCATCCCGCAAGCAGAGGCCGCCGCGGACAAGGCGTGCAATCGCTGTGAAGAAGTCGTCCAGGGACTAAATGGATCTGCGTGACCGGATCGCTTCCGTGCGCATCCTCGATCTCGCAACTACCCTGTAGACACGTACAATAAAACAGCGGGGTCACCCCTGTTGCGTGCGGTGTGTCTTCTTGATTCTAATATTGAGTCGTGTATATTATAAATAGAATTAGAAATGGACCACTCTTTGGCACTTGCTCGGAGTAATACGTCCCAATAATAATGCCAGTCCAACTTTCAGGATGCTGCTTGTCGTCAGTGGCAAGATCGGAACTTGCGCCGGCTCCGCCAAGACCCAGTCCTTCCCGCGTCGATGAGACGATGACTGGAAGACTCGCCCTTGACAGCTACTGCAATGCTCAGCTGACTTGCTTTTACTCTGCTTGCAGCGACCGAATCGAGCTCACGATTCGACCAATGTCCATCGATGTTTCCTTCATGTTCCAGAGAGCTCCGGCAGCTCTCTGCCCGATGACGACGTTCTGGTGTCAGTATGACGATTGAAATGTAAGACCACCGCTGCCATGCCACCCCGGATGCGCGCAGTTGGCGAATGACGTCCCTCACTCTGAATCGACCCAGCAGTCTTTGGTCCACTCAGGTCGAGACCATGGATGTcaccatcatcgtcgctggCTGCTGAGAGCCTATAAATGCGTCCAGCCCCGGGTCCAGTAGCATCGGCTACGCACGGCTTAGTGGAGGAACCATCATTATCGCCCACCTCGAAACAGATCGGTATAGCAAATATGATCGAAGACGCGCTGAAAAAGACTGTCACAGTCACGCAGACTCTGACCGAGACCGTCACCAAGGCCGTTCCTTCGCACGACCCGACCTCATCATGGACTACGACCACCTCGGTGGCTCCTATCCCCACAGTAATTCCGGACCATCCAACCTTCCAGGCGGTTGATACTGCTGCCAAGCGGACATTATGGTATGGTGGGCATTAGATCTGGGAAAATGCTGAATTCTGATTTCGATTAGGGTTGTTACAGTGCTCATGGCGCTTTCGTCTCTGGTTTTCTACATTCTCAGCAATCGCGTACAGCTAGTAAGTTTTACCGTTATATCGGACTATACAGCTACTGATTCTCCAGCCAAAACGTGTCATTCACTACCTAGTCGCTACCGCAACCACAGTTTCATTTATCATCTATCTTGCTCTTGCTACGGGACAGGGCATGGACTGGAAATACGATACATATAACCACAAGCACAAGCACGTTCCGGACACTGAATATGGAATCGTCCGCCAGGTCCTTTGGTTGCGCTATGTCAATTGGTTCCTTACCGGACCCCTGATTCTCGCAAGCTTGACCCTCCTCTCCGGCCTCCCTGGCGCGTCGCTCTTTGCTGCCATTGTAGCCGATTGGGTAATGCTGGGAACTGGCCTTTTCGGCACTTATGCTCCCAACACATCGCGCAAGTGGATCTGGTTCGCTCTCAGTGCGATTGCTTTCATCACTCTCATCTATCATATCGGCATCAAGGGAACCAGAGCCGCGAACAACCGGGACTCGCACACCCGCCGACTCTTCTCGGCTATCGCAAGTGTGGCACTTCTGGCCAAGGCTTTGTACCCGATGTATGTTTTGTTCTATGCTCTTGATTATTCGATACTGACGCAAACTAGTACCCTGGCTGCTGGCCCGCTCTCTCTCAAGCTTGGCCTCACTGGAGAGACCATCCTCTTTGCCATTCACGATATCGTCATCCAAGGAATCCTCGGGTACTGGCTTGTCATTGCAAATGATGCTGCTACTGGAACGTAAGAATCGCCTAATTACCTTTTTCCCATTCTTTTCGATTGATTTGTGCTGACAAACTTAGCAACCTCTATGTAGACGGCTTTTGGTCTAGCGGACTCGGCAACGAGGGAGCAATCCGCATtaacgaggaagagggcgcTTAATTCGTTTTACTCTCAATAGCCCTAAAGTCTACTAGAACTCGATAGGACACGAACGATTTGAATTCAGCGCAGCTGCGGAAGCAGCGTAAATTTACGGAAGAGCAGCTTGTCCAAACAAGGTATATGATAGGAACTGTTTGTGCAGCATAACCTTTCGAGGTACTATTATCAGTCTGTGAAGTCATGATCTCAGCTGGCGTTGTCTAATTAATGGGTGTAATTTAACTATTAACAGCAATAGCATAAGTCGTGATAAATACATAATATTTCTATATCACTTGGCAAATTCATTACCCATTGTCAAGATGGTCACTCTGGGTGCAAGTCACTTGTCCAAGTCACTTGTCCAAATATGAGATATACATATTGTACACACCTTACGAGGTAGGCCGTGGAGCTCAGCCCAGAACTGTTAGCCCAGTACTGTCCGATATTGCATACGCAGCATATACTTCTCATGAATGGAGCAACGCCAGTGGTTTACCGTTCTCCTCTTACAACCTGTTCTCTTGGGCCCCATGGTTTTACGTGGGGAGAGTGGATCCAATGCTTGAACCAAGGCGACTCAAATGACAGTTTTACTTGTTTGCTCTCCACAATGGTATATCTGAGatcttcatgatcatcatgGTGGGATCGCCTTTAGATTACAGTTGTAGTCGGCCGACAGATGAGGTAGTCAAGTCGTAAGCATTGTCTCTCTACACTGTCGAAGTAACGCGCTTTTGTCCCCCCATCTTTGAATTGAGTCACCGGTTTTTTTTTCGCAGACACCTAATCCGGAGCGTTGAATGCAGCAGGAGTTGCTCTTACCCTAGGACAGACAGCACCGAGCGTCGAAGCAGCGAGCACTTCCAGCGTTGAGCGAGAATGTATTGCTGGGAACACGCCTTGCACAATCCCTATGTACTGCTGATGAGCGCGGACGAGCGTGAATGGCAGCATTAATGGAGAGATATCTCTACGTTTATCCGCATGCTACGAGTTAGGGTTGTAGGCTAGGCTGCCGCAGTGCGCTTGTACGTGTACTTTCCTAAAATAGTCTACTCATAGATGAGCTATCAGACCACCTGGTGAGTCCCCTATCAATTGATAGTCCCGCCTAGCATTTCAGCCGCATCTTTCGTGGGATATCGATGGAGATTTGCGCTAAGTATGGTTCTTACTTCTCAGCTGTTCGCTAAACACTGCCATCAACCCGCAAGGGCGATGCTTGTCATATCTGAGTAGCCTCCTCGGTGACCTTAACCCTAGAGGACTCTTTGCGAGCAGAGAGATCGTAAATGGCAATTAGAGTACTTGAAGATTACCATCGGAaattctcctttcttttctataTGCTCAAAGATCGCAAACATTATGGCTCGGCTCAGTAGACTTGCCAGGATAGGTCTTTGGCGCTCGACTATATATTTCTGGCCATTCTGGTCTCTGAGCTGTTGAAAATCCAGATGGGATAGGTATCTTAAGTCCTTCAACCGGGATGGGCTATGCCCGAATCATCAAGTTCCAGCACGCCGGTGTTCTAATGGCAAGTGATGGCCGCTTGTGGACGTTGGTACGCGAAGGACACTCCAAGGTAACTAACGGCCTACGTGCAACTACATCATTGACGAGAGCAGTGAATAGAGTGCTACGCAGTGTGTATGCACTACACATCCGTTATCTTAGAGTTCCTCAGCTGCCTCGTCAATCACCCTAGGGGCGGCTCATTGGAAGAGCTACGGGAAGCTCCACCATGCGCTTCAGTTTCTCCTCTGGCGATCCAGAGATCCAGATCCTGGAATAATATGGACTCTGGGCGCTGCCGTGAGAACGTCGCGGTGCAGGCTAAAAAGCACACCCCCAAATGGTAACCGTTGCTTGAGTTGAACAATGGGAGCTCTTGATGAGCTACGAATGGGGCACCTGCAGCGGCAAGACAGCACTAACTGACGTGCCCGTCCATGTTAAACGGAGTCTCGGGGCGCCAGAGACACGGAACCGTCATCTGTACGCAGAAGCGTCCGGGTTCGAGAGTCTATATACGGTTTGAGGTCCCTCCACAGAGCAAGTTATCGCCACCCATCAGACGCAGCGATGATTAGGAGACACGCTCAAGTATACTCAGAGAACCAACGCGTCGTACTCATCAGGACAGCCATGCAAAGGGTAACTGGTCATGGGCTACGTCTTTCTAGCCGTACATTTGATAGTTTGTAAGGTGACATTTAGCGCTTCCTTCGATTAGAAAGCCCATATAACATACATTCATGGCCGGGTATCGCCGCGATCCTCCCACTCCCCCTTTGCATGGCACTCCGTCAAATATTGCTTGATCAAGTATAGCTCCCAAATGAATCTCAAGGCCAGGTTGGCTAACTGAATTGGAGGCGTAGTGCCTGTCCCCACTTGGCCCTACCGATATCGCCGAACAATTATACCGTTAACACGTTCAATGACGGTGTCTTGCTTTATTTTTCTGTTTACGTATTCTAGAAGCCAGATtaattgaagaaggcgaaagCTAACCTTTGGGTAACCCCAAAAGGCTGGTTACAGCTCACTACAGTAACCAGTCCAAGCGGAAAATACGAAAAGTCCACCATGGATGATCAGCAACACGACCCGAGCGTCCGATTTCAAGGTAACATCGTCGCTACAAGATTAACGCGCTGTCTCGTGTAGCGAGATAACGCAGCACTGCGCCCGTCATATTGTTTGTCGATCCGACGACGATCGTCTCCAGAAGAGATCAGATGAGACATATAAGACAAGCACTGTGCCCTCAACACCCTGAACGTCCTCAGAGGATAGTATTCTACCCAAATAGAACAGACATGAAGTGGACAACAGCCTGTCTCGCCCCCCTGCTCGGACTCGCTGCGGCCGGGTCTAAAGCCCAGATTGGGCAGCATGTGATATTCTCCTACCCTGGCGAAACGCCCCCAGAGCACCTCTTTGATCTCATCAGAGCAGGTGAAGTCGGCGgggtcatcatcttcggcgaGAATGTTACTGAGGACCTCCCTGAGACCATCGAGCGGTTCCTCTCGACTTACCGCGAGAGCCCAGCGTACAACGGGACACCCCTCCTGATCATGACCGACCAGGAAGGAGGGCAAATCCGTCGTCTCCCGGGCGCGCCAGAGCAAACAGCGCGAGAAGTTGGCGACTCATCGGACCCTTTTGCGGCAGCTGGTGAGATGGGCGCAGGCGCAGCGGAAACGCTGACGAGCTACAACATGAACGCAAACCTGGCGCCCGTCCTGGCTGTTTATCGAGAGGAGGGTGATTTCACGGATCGCTATGGAAGATCGTACAGCAATAATGCGACAGTGGTGTCGGGCTGTGCGGCGCAGTTCGTCGAGAATCAGCAGGGAGCGAATGTCCTTGCGACAGCGAAGCATTTCCCCGGCTTGGGGGCAGCCGCGACAGAGGAGAACACGGATGAACGACCAGTGACGATCGATATATCGCTTGACGAAATCCGTACAGTTGATGAGGTACCGTATCATGATGTGATACAGGCCGGGGTAGCCATGATCATGCCGTCGTGGGCGATCTACCCGGCGCTCGACGCCGAGCGGCCGGCTGGGATGAGCTCGCGCTGGATTCAGGAGGAATTGCGCGGGCGACTGGGGTATGATGGGGTGATTATTACTGATGCAATTGAGGCAGGGTCGTTGGGGGCATTTggcgacgacaacaacagggcgctgttggcgaagaaggctggagtggacctgcttcttgCGTCGGGGAGGAATGTCACCCAGGGGGAGAGCATTGTTGCTGCCTTGGACGCTGCGCTGGAGAGCGGAGAGTTGTCGCAGGATGAATTGGATGCGTCAAGTAAGAGGGTGCAGGAGGTGCGAGCGAGGCTGGCATAGATCTAAGCCCTAGCGTCTATCGTGCTGGCGCAACTGGTCTACCTAGTACAAACTCGTACTATCATAGCAATGTGATTTAGTGCTGATCATCTGTATCCATTGCTCAAATCGCTTTTAGAGCACCAATTTCGTCTAAGAGGAGATATTCTCAGCTCAATGTCTTGCCCTCTCTATCTGTCAATGCGTAAGGAACATTTCTTCCATCAATCAGAATCGAGGCAGGCCTGGCAGTTAGATCATCTAGCAGTAGTGCTCATTATTCGAGAGGGCATCCAAGTAGACATGAGCTCAATGCAATCCAAGTAATAGTCAGTAATCCTACTCTCAACTGGGAATTATGTACCTGAATTGTTCCAGCTGTTTCTTCACCGTGTCTCTGGCACAGCGTCTCGAAGAGAAGGCTAGTAACTCAGTTCATCTCTATTCCGATCCCCCGCCCGCTCTTGAGTGCCCATCAACTAGGCTTCAGGAGCCTGAATGTCAGGGATACTACCGGGCTCAATTCGTCTGGGAGGAACCCGGGCATTTCAGGCTGGTCCGAGTAGATCGAACAGCTGGAGGCATAGAAGATCCACCCGTTGCTCATTACACAAGAAGATCTTGCAGCGTATTCACCTACTCGCTACGGCGCTGCGGTGACTGATGGAGAAACCATTATAGCCAGGCAAGGTGTTCCCAGCCATTAACCTCTGGATCAAAATCTCCGTACGGCGCGGAGAGCATCAAACTGACAGGTGAGCTCGTGATATGGATCCGTAACGGTCCAGCGCAGGCTGTGCGGCATTGATTCATACAGATGTCGCATACTATACTGAGGTATCTAAGTACGTTATTATATTCATCCCACGATTTGGTCAACAAATGACAAATCACTCAACCAACGCCATTAGCTTTCTCCCGATTGTGTCACGCGGCCTCGCCGGCTTCTCAGCCGCAAGGATCTCCTGCAGCCCGGTCTGCAAATCCACCTCGGTGCTCTTCCAAGCCCACGGGTCGCTCCAGAACCAGATGCGATGTCCGACATAAAGCAGCGCAAACGCCGGGATGCCGATGTACGCTGTGAAGAAGTTCGCTGCTGACCAATTTTGCGGGAAGAAACATGTGAAGCCGTTGATCAGTAGCAGAAAAATGGCAAAAGATAATCCGACCCAGATTCCATAGGGTTGCAGGCGAGACGAGTAAGGCTTCTCCACACCCTGAGCCTTGATAGCGGCGTTAAACCGAAAGTACacgatgcagcagcagatccAGGAGATGAAGCCTGACGTGTTGGTGAAGTTGATAAGCCAGTTGAAGACGGTGTAGCTGCCGGAAGAAACGGCGAGGTatgagaggagagaaaaaagcGCAGACACAGTGACAGCAAGCCATGGAACACCAAATCTGTTGCACGACTTGAATATGCTCGGTGCGTTCCCCGATACAGCAAGACCGTACAAGCTACGGCTGGACATGTACAGGAACGAGTTGCCTGCCGACCATGCTGATGTCAGAATCGCCGCGTTGACAATGTGGCGGAGAACAGGTATGCCTGCGTTCTGGATTGCTGCAACGAATGGGGACGCGGAGGCGTTGTTCGTGTCGCCCGTGAGGAGTGCCTGGTCCTGACTCGAGCAGATGACGCCAATCGCGAGGGCGCCGAGGAGATAGAATATCACGAGTCGATAAATATATCTCCTCCCAGCCTTGGGCACGTTCCGTCTCGGCGACTCCATCTCTCCAGCTgtgacgatgatgagttCCGGGGCAAAGATGAATGCGATGGCGGACTTGACGATGCACTGTAACAACCCGATGAACCTTCCTGTGTTCTCATTTGAGGTAACGAGGTACGTGTTCATCGCCCCAGGATCCTTCCAGTAATGGAATCCCAATCGTTGTCGATTCGGCCCGCCGCCCCAGAAAAGGATGAAACTCAACAGTAACAGCCCGATGAGGGTGATGATCTTGATCCCAGCAAACCAGAACTCGGTCTCTCCGTATATTCCAACAGGCATATAATTCAAGACCACAATGACAACCAGCATGATAGTGATCCAAGCAGCCAAAGGCACACCGTTCGGCCAGTAATCAATCACTAGCGAGGCGGCGACGATTTCGTAGGGGACCAAGATACCCAAGCTGTACCAATACAGATACCCCATCGCAAAGCCGAGACTACGGCTCACGTACCGAAAGCCGTGGTAAGACATGGTGCCTCCGTGAACGGGTAGGTATGCGCCCACCTCGGCGATACCCGTGACGATGCAGTAGACGAGGGTTGAAATAAAGACATAGCCCAGGAAAAGCGAGAGAGGTCCGCCGATGTTGAGGGCTTGTCCGGACCCGACGAAGAGGCCGGTTCCTGAGCCCCGGTTTAGAAGAGTCACTCCAATAGGACGGGGTAAGAGGAAGGTGGGAGGGTGAAAGCACACGAACCAATTGTC is a window of Aspergillus nidulans FGSC A4 chromosome VI DNA encoding:
- the nopA gene encoding protein nopA (transcript_id=CADANIAT00009684); translation: MRPAPGPVASATHGLVEEPSLSPTSKQIGIANMIEDALKKTVTVTQTLTETVTKAVPSHDPTSSWTTTTSVAPIPTVIPDHPTFQAVDTAAKRTLWVVTVLMALSSLVFYILSNRVQLPKRVIHYLVATATTVSFIIYLALATGQGMDWKYDTYNHKHKHVPDTEYGIVRQVLWLRYVNWFLTGPLILASLTLLSGLPGASLFAAIVADWVMLGTGLFGTYAPNTSRKWIWFALSAIAFITLIYHIGIKGTRAANNRDSHTRRLFSAIASVALLAKALYPITLAAGPLSLKLGLTGETILFAIHDIVIQGILGYWLVIANDAATGTNLYVDGFWSSGLGNEGAIRINEEEGA
- a CDS encoding putative glycosyl hydrolase (transcript_id=CADANIAT00009685), producing the protein MKWTTACLAPLLGLAAAGSKAQIGQHVIFSYPGETPPEHLFDLIRAGEVGGVIIFGENVTEDLPETIERFLSTYRESPAYNGTPLLIMTDQEGGQIRRLPGAPEQTAREVGDSSDPFAAAGEMGAGAAETLTSYNMNANLAPVLAVYREEGDFTDRYGRSYSNNATVVSGCAAQFVENQQGANVLATAKHFPGLGAAATEENTDERPVTIDISLDEIRTVDEVPYHDVIQAGVAMIMPSWAIYPALDAERPAGMSSRWIQEELRGRLGYDGVIITDAIEAGSLGAFGDDNNRALLAKKAGVDLLLASGRNVTQGESIVAALDAALESGELSQDELDASKSRQAWQLDHLAVVLIIREGIQVDMSSMQSNCFFTVSLAQRLEEKASNSVHLYSDPPPALECPSTRLQEPECQGYYRAQFVWEEPGHFRLVRVDRTAGGIEDPPVAHYTRRSCSVFTYSLRRCGD
- a CDS encoding isoleucine--tRNA ligase ISM1 (transcript_id=CADANIAT00009683), whose amino-acid sequence is MSELPRTLARSWSSTLKLPKSTFPARVTPTDQTKYLKRCTDDLYAWQRRERPADRLFVLHDGPPYANGDLHVGHALNKILKDIICRVQLGAGKRVRYVPGWDCHGLPIELKALEARKDAREEGGIVDAAVTRKVARNLAEKTVKKQMNGFRSFVVMADWENHWKTMDKDFEKRQLGIFREMVEKGLIYRRFKPVYWSPSTGTALAEAELEYKDDHVSTAAFVKFPLVTVPSHLKRDPLLQGKDISAVIWTTTPWTLPANAAIAIHPLFQYTIVESAAHGYLLVAQSRLEYLEFVLKEDLSVIVPSILGSELVDNTTYQPLFKAANSEPQPLIAADFVTADSGTGLVHCAPGHGMEDYEACLSRGILAFAPVDDHGKFTDLAMPDDPKRLSGKSVLADGNVAVLEYIESQGQLLFQHRYGHRYPYDWRSKQPIIIRATEQWFADVADIQSSALKALDDVQFVPAAGRQRLENFVKNRSEWCISRQRAWGVPIPALYHQGTGEAVLTKDSVSHIMSVIDERGINAWWTDDANDPSWIPPALRETSSSGYRRGTDTMDVWFDSGTSWAEVETPYGEHGRPADVYLEGSDQHRGWFQSGLLTYVAHQLASGQTDAPRAPFKTLITHGFTLDEEGRKMSKSIGNVMEPQDIMAGTLLPPLKQKKGKKQGGDGKPVYDALGPDALRLWAASSDYTRDVVMGKQVLQTVHTSLHKYRVTFKLLLGALSDFRPENKVQYDQLLLVDRIALLHLSEMTLAARTACEKFEFYKAVSAVNRWANLEFSAFYMEAIKDRLYTYAENSPSRRAAQTTLFHIYQHLQEVLGPITPLLVEETWEHTPEALKAAFEHPLRRTVSKPDPQWQDPSLSGDYQEIVTVHSAIKSMLEKARGNKQTGSSLQSFVHIQLPNTATQSVLQRKLEELPDIFVVSSVTLTGSEEALPDTIASADWQYSEEFELPIGGKGRVYVYSPQASKCPRCWRYVIPQAEAAADKACNRCEEVVQGLNGSA
- a CDS encoding proline permease PrnB (transcript_id=CADANIAT00009686), whose protein sequence is MSYHGFRYVSRSLGFAMGYLYWYSLGILVPYEIVAASLVIDYWPNGVPLAAWITIMLVVIVVLNYMPVGIYGETEFWFAGIKIITLIGLLLLSFILFWGGGPNRQRLGFHYWKDPGAMNTYLVTSNENTGRFIGLLQCIVKSAIAFIFAPELIIVTAGEMESPRRNVPKAGRRYIYRLVIFYLLGALAIGVICSSQDQALLTGDTNNASASPFVAAIQNAGIPVLRHIVNAAILTSAWSAGNSFLYMSSRSLYGLAVSGNAPSIFKSCNRFGVPWLAVTVSALFSLLSYLAVSSGSYTVFNWLINFTNTSGFISWICCCIVYFRFNAAIKAQGVEKPYSSRLQPYGIWVGLSFAIFLLLINGFTCFFPQNWSAANFFTAYIGIPAFALLYVGHRIWFWSDPWAWKSTEVDLQTGLQEILAAEKPARPRDTIGRKLMALVE
- a CDS encoding UPF0183 domain protein (transcript_id=CADANIAT00009682) → MSASKAPAQAQIYPGKGLGSITLGASLHNVLSRLKAHPQTYPAIDIAYSASDPLRQPVTLQLPSNGLRFRFDGPDQRLRLIEVLDFSKTPLVYKNQEVWKGVAKPQEHSASPQGPGFRHVYNRLFGPSYPGEYIPPTSSSAYGTYVLSYPGVAFSFPLQHSAWSEQCDFVALLSSSAALPATSMSIFQGPSWPEVRDKLFTQQPQYPRSPALAGKSKEFLPDEIEEFVILGAGKLEVTRRSTPSTYIRLSQTTPQDLIAEFGPPDAIYRKNDRRISIHRAAGGHGRDEMIHMSPASGRGIELHDTDQSSNNSVSDDSDEGISQTSALDPSSLPSECFFNYFHHGFDAFISHPTTPGPAFPGSGLDDPTPPSPSSQLVVTKIVLHGNVPGSYPFNRYRRGRWKIELNPSDNPSVSVVTSETPYDLISQQLKSVWKGSYATAAEERVLERPMVLNRGWGDSPESSVEFLGGWEESTGKGQKTVHGGHDGGLGNTELFGFPGLLFEVMKNGAVSCLTIY